CATCGAGCAGGACAACGGACCGGATGTGTTCGTCCACTTCTCTGAGATTCAGGGCTCGGGCTTCAAATCCCTGGCCGAAGGCGACCGCGTGGCTTTCGAAGTCGTCCAGGGCCAGAA
This is a stretch of genomic DNA from Geoalkalibacter sp.. It encodes these proteins:
- a CDS encoding cold-shock protein, encoding MEQDNGPDVFVHFSEIQGSGFKSLAEGDRVAFEVVQGQKGPQSSNVRKI